The following is a genomic window from Caldicellulosiruptor danielii.
TCAAAGCATATGCGAATGTTATTGCCTCGTGCTTCTGGATACCAATGTAAATCAAGCACATCCAATAGTCTTCTTCCAAAACTGTCTGATGCCTTTTTCATCTGTTCAAGATACCAGCTAATAAACCATCTGTGTTCTCCTTTAACCTGATTCCAATCAGGTGCATCCTGTAAACTATAATAACCCATAAACCCGTATGATGCATATCCAAAAACTTCAGCTGAAGGATCAAGGGTTTTTATAACTTTTGCCAGTTCAACAGATTTATCAATCAACTCTTTGCATGTTACTTTATTAGGATGTATACGTGGATGTGTTGATGCCCACAAATCAGGCTCATTATCCAATATATATCCTTTTATTCCAGTTGGCGATGATGCATATCCATATTTACTAATTAAATAATTTACAAACTCATCCATATAGACAAAGCTATCATTCAAATCAGGAGTCAAAGATAGCGGACCATCCTTTTTAAATTTAACTTCTGCCCACCTGTTAGATGGAGCAGTTTCGCTTTCATTAACAGTGCCATAATTGTCTTTTGACACATAGCCAGCCATCTGCAAAGTTATAGCCGAATACGCATTATTTTTTAAGGAATACTCATGAAATTTCGATACCACAGCTGCTGGAACCTTTGCATCATCACCTGAAATTCCCATACTCCAGCATAAATAGTCATCACTTGAATGATACCAATCATTCCCTGCATTTGAGAAATTGTTTTCCCAATTATATCCTGTTAGTCTATTTCCACCTAATCTTCTTGCTGGGTGCACAACCCCCTCAATATCTTGGTTTGCACCATATATATACGGGCTAATTTGCGTTCTTCCTGCATTTGTATTTATTGTAATTTCAACAACAGATGGAGATGGCGATATTGTCGGTAATGGTGTTACTGTTGGTGTCGGGGTCGGGGTTGGTGTTGGGGTTGGTGTCGCTGTTACTGTCGGTGTCGGTGTCGGGGTTGGTGTCGGTGTCGAGGTTACTGTTGGTGTCGGAGTTGGTGTTGCTGTTGGTGCTGGTGCAGGTGTCGCTCCACTCGGCTCCTGACCCCATACCAGCACACCATCTATATACGTCGTTACCTTCACATTCTCTCCATAACTCGTCATGCTCTGTAACCATGACCAGTCATTCCCCTGATTGTAATTGCTCCAGTCACTCTTGTTAAACCTTATCTGTATCTCTCCTGTGTCCTTCCCAGGCTGCAATTGCCCCGCTCCACTCTTAAATCCTATCTCCAAGTAATAGTCCGCTCCACTTACGCTACTGCTCAGCTTCACAAACTTGAATGTTACATTGCTTGCTCCTATCTGTGCCCAGTCTGATATCGCACTCTGTGCCCTGTCCCCATCTACTGTGTACCAGTACCTTATCGTTACCCTGCTCAAATCTATACTACTGCTTCCAGTGTTCACTACCTTCAACCACGGCCTTATTGTGTTTGTCGTGCTGTTCGTCTCCTTGTTAGCATACAATACCTTTATCTGCCCGCTTGTCGCAGGTGTGCTAATAGGTGTCGGCGTCGGTGTTGGTGTTGGTGTCGGTGTTGGTGTTACTGTTGGTGTCGGTGTCGGGGTTGGTGTCGGTGTCGAGGTTACTGTTGGTGTCGGAGTTGGTGTTGCTGTTGGTGCTGGTGCAGGTGTCGCTCCATTCGGCTCCTGACCCCATACCAGCACACCATCTATATACGCCGTTACCTTCACATTCTCTCCATAACTCGTCATGCTCTGTAACCATGACCAGTCATTCCCCTGATTGTAATTGCTCCAGTCATCCTTGTTAAACCTTATCTGTATCTCTCCTGTGTCCTTCCCAGGCTGCAATTGCCCCGCTCCACTCTTAAATCCTATCTCCAAGTAATAGTCCGCTCCACTTACGCTACTGCTCAGCTTCACAAACTTGAATGTTACATTGCTTGCTCCTATCTGTGCCCAGTCTGATATCGCACTCTGTGCCCTGTCCCCATCTACTGTGTACCAGTACCTTATCGTTACCCTGCTCAAATCTACACTACTGCTTCCAGTGTTCACTACCTTCAACCACGGCCTTATTGTGTTTGTCGTGCTGTTCGTCTCCTTGTTAGCATACAGTACCTTTATCTGCCCGCTTGTCGCAGGTGTGCTAATAGGTGTCGGCGTCGGTGTTGGTGTTGGTGTCGGTGTTGGTGTTACTGTTGGTGTCGGTGTCGGGGTTGGAGTCGGTGTCGAGGTTGGTGTTACTGTCGGCGTAGGGGTTAGTGTAGAAGATGTACCAATTGCATTAGTTTTATACCATTGTCCCCATGGAGTTGGATTATTGGGGTCCCAATTGTTTACCATGTCCAAATACCCCACATAGCTCGAATTTCCACACCACGACCAACTAAATAATCCTATCTTGTACTGTTTTGCATACCTGACAATAGCTTCTTCATCAGGGTCACCATCTGTGTGCTGATGTCCAAATTCCCCAATAACCAATGGCAACCCCTTATCAACAAATGATTTGATGTATTCTTCGACCTTGCTTGCTGTATTGTATACACCATACATATGAATCGAAAATACCAAATTGCGCAGCGGATCTGCTTCCATTATGCTCTGGGCATTATCTCTCATAGTATTAGACCAATCCTGACCCCAGTTCGGTGCATCAATCATTATCGTGTGCTTGAACCCTGCATCCCTTAGAGCCTTTATTGCATTCTTCGTGTCATTAACCCAGTTTTGATAGTTATTGTTCCCATACGGCTCATTACCGATGTTTATAATTACAAAATCTTCGTTACCGTCTAATACGCTCTTTATCTCCTTCCAATATTCTACTGCTTGTGCCAATGAACATGCTGCCCCGTCCTCACCATATCCTGTCGTGTCGTGAACTTCTAATACAATAGCTCTGAACCCAAGACTTCTTGACAATGATATAATATTTGCCACTTCACTTGCTGGTATCTTCGTCCATCGGTAGCCATTACTCAGCACTACCCTCACAGAGTTCATACCCCATGACCTTATTCCTTGCAATGCCGTCTCCAGTTTATCTCTGTACCAGCAATGTGCGTGATTGGTTCCTATTAACGTACTCGTATCTATCTTCACTACTCCATCATTAGATGTAGCTGCATTAACTTTTTGTAAATTCGTTACATTTGCTATAAACAAAACGTTCAATAACAAAACAACTGTACATAGTATACTCAACCATTTCTTTCCTATTTTTGTCTTTAATCTCATCTTAAAGCCTAACCCCCTCTTTTTTATGCATTTTTGCCATTATACCTCATTATTTTTTGTACTATTTTTTGAACACCTCTATATAGGATTTTAGCGAGGCAGCACACCATACCTATAGATGTGCTACCCCGCTAAATTTCTATTTACCTACTCATTATTGATTACCGAACAGAATTTCATATGTTGCATTAGCAATTGCTATGTCACACTGTGCCCAGAACCTGTGATATCTGAACTCCGGTACCTGCCCTGACTTGTATGCCGCCTCTAACTTCGGCCAATCAGGATCTTGTTTGTACTTGCTCCTTATGTCTATAAACTTAACTCCACTCTTTATTACATCTCCATTCGGCATCTTCCCTGTCCATCCTGCTGGAATGTATACCTCTTGCTCAAAGAACCTCTTGTAATCCGCTCTCTTCTCTGGCGCTGATAAACCTTTCTCATCCCTGTACAACTTCCACATCCTGTCCAGCAATTCCTTCGCTAAATTCTTCGCTTCCTCATCAAATACTCCGTACTTCTTCGTTGCCGCACTGTAGTACAAAAGCGCATTCGCAAGTGATGCCGTTATACCCAAATCTGTACCATAATCTACTACCTTCACATGCAAGTTCGGATTACCTGTATATGTCCCATTCCATGTGTCTGGCTGCCCACTCCAATCAAGCGTCGATGGTATCGCAAATGTACCATCACTGTTCAACTTCACTACACTCTTAATCCAGCTTACCCACTTCTCAAGCAGTGCTCCTGCATCCTTATCCCCTGTCACATAGTAATACTCCGCTACCCTCTGCATCGACCATGCCTGGAATCCAAACCATGTGTTGCTACCCGGATCCCTATACACAGGGTTCGGTTCATACGCCATCCCATAAAATGTCGCTGTCCCTGCCGGATATTTCTCGTACCTGCCATTCCATGAATTTGTCGCGCCTCCTGCTATCGCTCCCTCCGCTGACTGCAACCACCTGTAAAATTCTATCTGCCTCTTCAAACTCTTCGCCCAGTCACTCGCTCCGTTCGGTGACTTCGGCTTCATATCACTATCATTTGCTAACGCCCATGCAGCCATCGGATTCTGATATCCAAAGTGCGCATGACTGCACCCTATCTTCCATGACCATGCACCATCAAGTGCTCCGCCCCATGCATAGTACCATGATAACAGATAATGTGCACTGTCATATCCTGTTCCTCCAGCCGCATTCTTGTCCTGACATCCTAATGGCTTGAAATACTTGTCAAACATCGCATACCTCAAATAGTCACCCATCTTCGCTGCCTTCGCTACATAGCTGCTTATCTCATTAAACTTACCTTGCTCCTTTGCCCATTCCTTCGCCCAGTAAGTAGCCTGAATAGCTCTCGCATCCGCATCCGGTGCGTTCGTATACCTCCACTGCTTCGAATAGTTCTGATCCTTAATAAACAGATCTAAAAATCCATTCGGTCCGCCCCATTTGAATTCCTCCCAGCTCGGATGCGGTACAGTCTCCCATACAGACTCCTCAGGCCCTCTCTGGAACGTGTTGATAAATGATGCCCGGCTCACTCCGTCCCCTCTCTTGCCATATCCATACCAGTTGTCTACGTCCATCAACCAGTGCATACCATACATCAATGTGCTACCATATGTGCTCACAAGCTCATTATGCAACGGATCCTTCCCAACAGGTACATTAAACTCAAGCGGCGATGGATACTTGTCCGGTGTCTCCCACTCACCTGCATACGTCGCTGGCTTGTTAGGATCATATGACCTCATCGGCTGATCTTCAGCCGACGGTATCATATACTTCTCTAATGTGTCCCATGCCGTCTTAAACTTGCTCCAATCACCTGTTAACTTCCCATACACTGCCTCAAGCCATACATAGTACGAAAATGCTTCGCTCGTGGTCAAATGACCATAATCAGGTGCCTCGCATATCAATGTCTCTACTGAATGATATGGTATCCCATCCTGGTTAAAATACCCATTCGCAGGATCATGTATCTTGTTCCACAACCACATAAACCTCTGCCCATATTCTCCAAGACCGCTAGGTGTGCCGCTCGGTGTAGGTGTAGGCGCAACTGTCACCGTCGGCGTCGGCGTCACCGTCGGACTCGGAGTTGGTGTCGGGGTCGGCGTCGGTGTCGGTGCTGGCGTCGGGGTTGGTGTTGGTGTCGGTGTCGCTGTTACTGTCGGTGTCGGTGTCGGTGTTGCTGTTGGTGCTGGTGCAGGTGTCGCTCCACTCGGCTCCTGACCCCATACCAGCACACCATCTATATACGCCGTTACCTTCACATTCTCTCCATAACTCGTCATGCTCTGTAACCATGACCAGTCATTCCCCTGATTGTAATTGCTCCAGTCACTCTTGTTAAACCTTATCTGTATCTCTCCTGTGTCCTTCCCAGGCTGCAATTGCCCCGCTCCACTCTTAAATCCTATCTCCAAGTAATAGTCCGCTCCACTTACGCTACTGCTCAGCTTCACAAACTTGAATGTTACATTGCTTGCTCCTATCTGTGCCCAGTCTGATATCGCACTCTGTGCCCTGTCCCCATCTACTGTGTACCAGTACCTTATCGTTACCCTGCTCAAATCTATACTACTGCTTCCAGTGTTCACTACCTTCAACCACGGCCTTATTGTGTTTGTCGTGCTGTTCGTCTCCTTGTTAGCATACAATACCTTTATCTGCCCGCTTGTCGCAGGTGTGCTAATAGGTGTCGGCGTCGGTGTTGGTGTTGGAGTCGGTGTTGGTGTTACTGTCGGTGTCGGTATCGGTGTTGCTGTTGGTGCTGGTGCAGGTGTCGCTCCACTCGGCTCCTGACCCCATACCAGCACACCATCTATATACGCCGTTACCTTCACATTCTCTCCATAACTCGTCATGCTCTGTAACCATGACCAGTCATTCCCCTGATTGTAATTGCTCCAGTCACTCTTGTTAAACCTTATCTGTATCTCTCCTGTGTCCTTCCCAGGCTGCAATTGCCCCGCTCCACTCTTAAATCCTATCTCCAAGTAATAGTCCGCTCCACTTACGCTACTGCTCAGCTTCACAAACTTGAATGTTACATTGCTTGCTCCTATCTGTGCCCAGTCTGATATCGCACTCTGTGCCCTGTCCCCATCTACTGTGTACCAGTACCTTATCGTTACCCTGCTCAAATCTATACTACTGCTTCCAGTGTTCACTACCTTCAACCACGGCCTTATCGTGTTTGTCGTGCTGTTCGTCTCCTTGTTAGCATACAGTACCTTTATCTGCCCGCTTGTCGCAGGTGTGCTAATAGGTGTCGGCGTCGGTGTTGGTGTTGGAGTCGGTGTTGGTGTTACTGTCGGTGTCGGGGTTGGTGTCGGTGTTGAGGTTACTGTTGGTGTCGGTGTTGGAGTCGGTGTTGGTGTCGGGGTTACACTTGCAGTTGGTGTTGGTGATACTCCAGATGTACCTGGCTCTTCACCCCATACCTTGACATCTCCATCATATAATGGTATATATTTTGTTTTAACAACTGAACCACTAGAAACTCCCTTTATATCTTGGAATGAATAGTCGTTGGAATTATCCCACTGCACATTCTGTGGCGCTGCAATTCTGAATTGAACTTCTTTCTTATATTTGTCTTGGCCACCTGGATAAATCAATGTGCCAGTAAAATCTACTAAAATGTAGTATATATTCTTGCTTGCATCCCATTCATAAGGTCCACTTACTTTTGCACCTTGATTATAATTGGTACTCAATGTTAACTGATTAGGCGAATACCCAGCTTTAATTATTTCGCTCAGGTCAATAAAATACTTAAATTTGAGCTTATCTGTTGCTCTTGCGGGCCAACCACTCTGATTATTAACAATCGCCTTAATTTCAATAAAGTTTGTTCCAGAAGCATTTATACCAGCTTCAACAAAGAACTCGTCATTTGTTGGTGTTTCAATGGCTTTGAAGTCAGGTATTGGATTTCCACCATATAATAAGTACATCTTTGCCAATGCACCAACAAATCCTGCGTTGTAGTCACAAGCTACCTCATTATTCACATAGTTGCTAATGTCATCTGTATAGCTATCATCAGAGCCTGGACCACCAACAAGCGCTCCATATAATGTATGTCTATGATATGAAGGTATACTCTGGCTGTCTGCCCATGAGCTATGAGCAGTTCTGTGATGTGGTCTCTTGGGCGGATTTGTACCAAATCCTACAACAAAACTTCTTCCGGTTGAACCCAATGCATAATCTATCTGGCTTTCTCCGAATTTTCTATATGTTTCTTTTTTGGTGCTTGGGCAACCAGACCAATCGCTATAAACAAATGCTAAAAACGCTGTAGTTGTTGCATATCTCAAAGAACCCCATTGATCAAGCCATGCTAATCCTTTCGGAGTATACTTTATCCTTTCGCCGTTGTACCCTGTAGTCCAGTAATCTAAGTGACTCTCAATAATTTGTTTGTAAGTATCCTTGCCGGTAATTTTTGCTAACAATAATGCTGCTCCATTGTGAACATCATCCCAGCAATGAGCCCACTTGTAGTCAATTGTGTTACTACCTGAAATTTTTGGCCAATTTTGAACATATGACTCAGCTTTTGTTAGATATGTTGAATCATTTGTTGCCAAATACAACCAAACTGCTGCCCAAGAAAGCTCATCATAGAAACCGCTCCATGAATTATAATATCCATTTGCTGCCGTGTAACCAGAATCGCTTTTTGTCACTTCTGCAAACTCATATAAATCTTTTGCATGTTGCAG
Proteins encoded in this region:
- a CDS encoding glycoside hydrolase family 44 protein, which encodes MRLKTKIGKKWLSILCTVVLLLNVLFIANVTNLQKVNAATSNDGVVKIDTSTLIGTNHAHCWYRDKLETALQGIRSWGMNSVRVVLSNGYRWTKIPASEVANIISLSRSLGFRAIVLEVHDTTGYGEDGAACSLAQAVEYWKEIKSVLDGNEDFVIINIGNEPYGNNNYQNWVNDTKNAIKALRDAGFKHTIMIDAPNWGQDWSNTMRDNAQSIMEADPLRNLVFSIHMYGVYNTASKVEEYIKSFVDKGLPLVIGEFGHQHTDGDPDEEAIVRYAKQYKIGLFSWSWCGNSSYVGYLDMVNNWDPNNPTPWGQWYKTNAIGTSSTLTPTPTVTPTSTPTPTPTPTPTVTPTPTPTPTPTPTPISTPATSGQIKVLYANKETNSTTNTIRPWLKVVNTGSSSVDLSRVTIRYWYTVDGDRAQSAISDWAQIGASNVTFKFVKLSSSVSGADYYLEIGFKSGAGQLQPGKDTGEIQIRFNKDDWSNYNQGNDWSWLQSMTSYGENVKVTAYIDGVLVWGQEPNGATPAPAPTATPTPTPTVTSTPTPTPTPTPTVTPTPTPTPTPTPTPISTPATSGQIKVLYANKETNSTTNTIRPWLKVVNTGSSSIDLSRVTIRYWYTVDGDRAQSAISDWAQIGASNVTFKFVKLSSSVSGADYYLEIGFKSGAGQLQPGKDTGEIQIRFNKSDWSNYNQGNDWSWLQSMTSYGENVKVTTYIDGVLVWGQEPSGATPAPAPTATPTPTPTVTSTPTPTPTPTPTVTATPTPTPTPTPTPTVTPLPTISPSPSVVEITINTNAGRTQISPYIYGANQDIEGVVHPARRLGGNRLTGYNWENNFSNAGNDWYHSSDDYLCWSMGISGDDAKVPAAVVSKFHEYSLKNNAYSAITLQMAGYVSKDNYGTVNESETAPSNRWAEVKFKKDGPLSLTPDLNDSFVYMDEFVNYLISKYGYASSPTGIKGYILDNEPDLWASTHPRIHPNKVTCKELIDKSVELAKVIKTLDPSAEVFGYASYGFMGYYSLQDAPDWNQVKGEHRWFISWYLEQMKKASDSFGRRLLDVLDLHWYPEARGNNIRICFDGENDTSKEVAIARMQAPRTLWDPTYKTSVKGQVTAGENSWINQWFSDYLPIIPNIKADIEKYFPGTKLAISEFDYGGRNHISGGIALADVLGIFGKYGVYFAARWGDSGSYATAAYNIYLNYDGKGSKYGNTNVSANTSDVENMPVYASINGQDDSELHIILINRNYDQKLQVKINITSTTKYTKAEIYGFDSNSPAVRKMGNIDNIENNVFTLEVPNLTVYHIVLR
- a CDS encoding glycoside hydrolase family 48 protein, translating into MKRYRRIIAMVVIFIFVLGVVYGVKPWQEVRAGSFNYGEALQKAIMFYEFQMSGKLPSWVRNNWRGDSALKDGQDNGLDLTGGWFDAGDHVKFNLPMSYTGTMLSWAVYEYKDAFVKSGQLEHILNQIEWVNDYFVKCHPSKYVYYYQVGDGSKDHAWWGPAEVMQMERPSFKVTQSSPGSAVVAETAASLAAASIVLKDRNPTKAATYLQHAKDLYEFAEVTKSDSGYTAANGYYNSWSGFYDELSWAAVWLYLATNDSTYLTKAESYVQNWPKISGSNTIDYKWAHCWDDVHNGAALLLAKITGKDTYKQIIESHLDYWTTGYNGERIKYTPKGLAWLDQWGSLRYATTTAFLAFVYSDWSGCPSTKKETYRKFGESQIDYALGSTGRSFVVGFGTNPPKRPHHRTAHSSWADSQSIPSYHRHTLYGALVGGPGSDDSYTDDISNYVNNEVACDYNAGFVGALAKMYLLYGGNPIPDFKAIETPTNDEFFVEAGINASGTNFIEIKAIVNNQSGWPARATDKLKFKYFIDLSEIIKAGYSPNQLTLSTNYNQGAKVSGPYEWDASKNIYYILVDFTGTLIYPGGQDKYKKEVQFRIAAPQNVQWDNSNDYSFQDIKGVSSGSVVKTKYIPLYDGDVKVWGEEPGTSGVSPTPTASVTPTPTPTPTPTPTVTSTPTPTPTPTVTPTPTPTPTPTPTPISTPATSGQIKVLYANKETNSTTNTIRPWLKVVNTGSSSIDLSRVTIRYWYTVDGDRAQSAISDWAQIGASNVTFKFVKLSSSVSGADYYLEIGFKSGAGQLQPGKDTGEIQIRFNKSDWSNYNQGNDWSWLQSMTSYGENVKVTAYIDGVLVWGQEPSGATPAPAPTATPIPTPTVTPTPTPTPTPTPTPISTPATSGQIKVLYANKETNSTTNTIRPWLKVVNTGSSSIDLSRVTIRYWYTVDGDRAQSAISDWAQIGASNVTFKFVKLSSSVSGADYYLEIGFKSGAGQLQPGKDTGEIQIRFNKSDWSNYNQGNDWSWLQSMTSYGENVKVTAYIDGVLVWGQEPSGATPAPAPTATPTPTPTVTATPTPTPTPTPAPTPTPTPTPTPSPTVTPTPTVTVAPTPTPSGTPSGLGEYGQRFMWLWNKIHDPANGYFNQDGIPYHSVETLICEAPDYGHLTTSEAFSYYVWLEAVYGKLTGDWSKFKTAWDTLEKYMIPSAEDQPMRSYDPNKPATYAGEWETPDKYPSPLEFNVPVGKDPLHNELVSTYGSTLMYGMHWLMDVDNWYGYGKRGDGVSRASFINTFQRGPEESVWETVPHPSWEEFKWGGPNGFLDLFIKDQNYSKQWRYTNAPDADARAIQATYWAKEWAKEQGKFNEISSYVAKAAKMGDYLRYAMFDKYFKPLGCQDKNAAGGTGYDSAHYLLSWYYAWGGALDGAWSWKIGCSHAHFGYQNPMAAWALANDSDMKPKSPNGASDWAKSLKRQIEFYRWLQSAEGAIAGGATNSWNGRYEKYPAGTATFYGMAYEPNPVYRDPGSNTWFGFQAWSMQRVAEYYYVTGDKDAGALLEKWVSWIKSVVKLNSDGTFAIPSTLDWSGQPDTWNGTYTGNPNLHVKVVDYGTDLGITASLANALLYYSAATKKYGVFDEEAKNLAKELLDRMWKLYRDEKGLSAPEKRADYKRFFEQEVYIPAGWTGKMPNGDVIKSGVKFIDIRSKYKQDPDWPKLEAAYKSGQVPEFRYHRFWAQCDIAIANATYEILFGNQ